One window from the genome of Pedobacter schmidteae encodes:
- a CDS encoding Ig-like domain-containing protein, with protein sequence MSKNLSYCNLVNLLCSRYGKMMFAFAFLFNISLHANAQTQFWSDNFEDAGAPSSGTRVASIAEFSCGTPATAYFKRTDGTNLGQTSNPVVYSGYQGTKFWAAMNIDNGSTCTNNSISAKQTISWSGINIAGKSGLSFKGLFGANSEAVFQGVFFDDATNNFAIDYMIIEYQIDGGGWTKALGIYPNSSTAVGGKFAVDNDGDRVGDGVPLANALSEISANITGAGTLLDIRISMFVNNSIPGSVAFDDFRLLETASNPAPTVSSVSSSTSNGSYKAGDPISIQVNFSTTVNVSGTPQLTLETGASDRVINYSSGSGTNTLTFNYTVQAGENSLDLDYAGTTALALNGGTIMATTGGTAAVLTLPAPNAAGSLGANKNIVIDTQGPTASIVVANTTLKIGQTSLVTFTFSEAVTGFTSADLTVPNGSITGLSSPDGGITWLGTLSPNANTTDATNLITLDNTGVIDAVGNAGSGTTNSNNYTIDTRRPTATIVISNTTLAIGQTSLVTFTFSEAVTGFTNADLTIPNGTLTVVSSIDGGITWTATLTPTANTTDMTNVITLDNTGVTDAAGNVGSGTSDSNNYRVDTQRPTVTIVVSDPVLTAGETSLVTFTFSEAVTGFTNADLTIGNGTLTAVSSSDGGITWTATLTPNINLNSPTNLISLANTGVSDLFGNAGTGTTNSANFAINTRRPTATIVVANSALSIGQTSSVTITFSEVVTGLTNADLTVENGTLSAVSSADGGVTWTATFTPTANITDATNLITLDNTGVLNGVGNAGSGTTQSNNYMIDTRRPTATIVVSDDALAIGETSLVTITFSEAVTGFSNADLTPANGTLSGLSTLDNITWTTTFTPAAGITDMSNVIVLDNTGVFDAAGNAGSGLTNSNIYAVDSSRPTATIVFADPNLTAGETSLVTITFSEAVTGFTNADLTIPNGTLTAVSSSDGGITWMATFTPTVNTIDATNQIVLANTGVQDMAGNAGTGTTSSANYMINTLRPTATVVVANSALKIGSTPLVTITFSEAVIGFTNADLIVSNGTLSAVGSLDGGITWTATFTPTANITDATNLITLDNTGVENAAGNRGTGSTNSNNYAIDTRRPTATIVVMDDALAIGETSLVTITFSEAVTGFTNADLIPVNGTLSPVSSADGGITWTATLTPTANVNAPVNVITLDNTGVQDIATNTGTGSTNSNNYAIDTQRPTATLVVTDHNLNVGETSLVTITFSEQVTGFTTTDLTVVNGTVSNLSSADGGKTWTATLTPDANVTDATNLITLDNTGVQDMAGNAGTGVTNSNNYAIDTTVPVLSAVNIISGNAIPTLAKTGDVVTLTFTSSEALQAPVVTIAGHTVTPSAAGNNWTASYTFVSTDTEGLVAYQIAFSDLAGNAGVPVSAGSGSVTFDRSAPVVPAGLAATAGDTQIVLNWTAGGETDLAKYRILSGTVAAPGTTLIDIPAGTTTYTHAGLTNGTTYYYRIQAIDQAGNASGLTADVSAVPKANQTITFNAIGAKIYGDATFALGNANSSGNLAVTYTAADPTVVSITGNMATILKAGNTLITASQAGNAAFNAATAVQQNLTVGQKALIITATDRGKTYGDAVSFAGTEFTAAGLVNGNTVTGVTLNSTGAAATATVAGSTYPIIVSGATGTGLNNYTISYVNGVLTVNRKTLTITADNKEKFAGTANPVLTVSYNGFVNSETNTVLTAQPVLNTTASLNSPIGDYPITASGAAAANYAISYVAGNLKIKPGAPTNISLAAATLYENSVTGTNAGTLSSTSDDPLATFSYTLVAGTGDTDNALFAISGNKINTAAVLNYENKAVYKVRVRSTTQHTLWLEKELSINLSDVNEAPTLAAVTDQAICFTTSAQTVALSGISAGPETAQTTALSVSSNNAALFESLTVSGSGATGTLNYRIKAGAIAGTATVTVTVKDNGGTANGGVDSYSRTFMLTVNALPVVAISSDKGVQISKGETVLLTATGGTSYSWATTSSSTGPFNAAVLKVRPSQTTTYTVTATNGSGCSESQTFTITVLEDFAKVKANNILTPNNDGYNDKWVIENIDFYPNNQVKVFDKAGRLIYGKSGYDNSWDGTLNGMPLAEGTYYYVLDFGNRTRVFKGYITIVRND encoded by the coding sequence ATGTCTAAAAATCTCTCCTATTGTAACCTTGTAAACTTATTGTGCTCCCGGTATGGGAAAATGATGTTTGCATTTGCCTTCCTGTTTAATATTTCTTTGCATGCAAATGCGCAGACGCAGTTCTGGTCGGATAATTTTGAAGACGCAGGTGCACCCTCATCGGGCACCCGGGTGGCTTCTATAGCTGAATTTAGTTGTGGGACTCCGGCAACAGCCTATTTTAAAAGGACTGATGGAACAAATTTAGGTCAAACCAGCAATCCTGTTGTTTATTCAGGCTATCAGGGTACTAAATTTTGGGCTGCGATGAATATCGATAATGGAAGCACTTGTACTAATAATTCTATTTCTGCCAAACAGACGATAAGCTGGTCGGGGATAAACATTGCGGGAAAAAGCGGCCTGTCTTTTAAAGGATTATTCGGCGCTAATTCTGAAGCTGTTTTTCAGGGGGTGTTCTTTGACGATGCTACTAACAATTTTGCCATTGATTATATGATCATTGAATACCAAATTGATGGTGGGGGATGGACAAAAGCACTTGGTATCTATCCCAATAGTAGTACTGCCGTTGGAGGTAAGTTCGCAGTGGACAATGATGGGGACCGGGTTGGAGATGGGGTTCCCCTGGCTAATGCCTTGTCAGAAATATCTGCAAATATTACAGGTGCCGGAACTCTCCTGGATATACGTATCAGTATGTTTGTGAATAATTCAATACCAGGGTCGGTTGCCTTTGATGATTTTCGATTGTTGGAAACGGCATCTAACCCGGCCCCAACGGTGAGTTCAGTATCTTCGAGTACATCAAATGGCAGTTATAAAGCAGGTGATCCGATTTCCATACAAGTTAATTTTTCTACTACGGTAAACGTAAGCGGAACGCCACAGCTTACCCTGGAAACCGGGGCTTCAGACCGGGTGATAAACTATTCTTCTGGTAGCGGTACAAACACACTTACATTTAATTATACCGTACAGGCCGGGGAAAACAGTCTGGATCTGGATTATGCAGGCACAACCGCACTGGCACTTAACGGCGGGACCATTATGGCCACGACCGGAGGTACAGCGGCAGTACTCACTTTACCTGCTCCGAATGCTGCGGGATCTCTTGGGGCTAATAAGAACATTGTGATTGACACCCAAGGGCCGACGGCATCGATTGTTGTAGCCAATACTACTTTGAAGATAGGGCAGACCTCGCTGGTGACTTTTACTTTTAGTGAGGCGGTTACCGGATTTACGAGTGCCGATCTTACTGTACCTAATGGCAGTATTACTGGCCTGAGTTCACCGGACGGGGGAATTACCTGGCTAGGGACCTTATCGCCCAATGCGAATACTACTGATGCGACCAATCTGATTACTTTGGACAATACCGGAGTTATTGATGCTGTTGGTAATGCAGGATCGGGAACTACCAATTCGAATAATTATACCATAGATACCCGGAGGCCTACGGCAACGATTGTGATCAGCAATACCACGTTGGCCATAGGGCAAACTTCGCTGGTGACTTTTACTTTTAGCGAGGCGGTGACAGGTTTTACCAATGCGGACCTGACGATTCCTAACGGGACTTTAACTGTTGTAAGTTCAATTGATGGAGGTATCACCTGGACGGCTACTTTAACCCCAACGGCAAATACCACTGATATGACTAACGTGATTACGCTGGACAATACCGGAGTTACTGATGCGGCAGGGAACGTGGGCAGTGGTACATCCGATTCGAACAATTATCGGGTGGATACCCAGCGCCCAACGGTAACGATTGTGGTATCAGACCCGGTTTTAACTGCGGGGGAGACTTCACTGGTGACTTTTACTTTTTCTGAAGCAGTGACCGGTTTCACCAATGCGGACCTGACGATTGGTAACGGGACCCTAACTGCTGTAAGTTCAAGCGATGGAGGCATCACCTGGACGGCTACCTTAACGCCTAATATTAATCTGAACAGTCCGACCAATTTGATTAGCCTTGCCAATACAGGGGTTTCTGATCTGTTTGGCAATGCGGGTACAGGGACAACTAATTCCGCTAATTTTGCCATAAACACCCGGCGCCCGACGGCTACGATTGTGGTTGCAAACAGCGCGTTAAGCATAGGGCAGACTTCCTCGGTGACCATTACTTTTAGTGAAGTGGTGACTGGTTTAACCAATGCAGATCTGACCGTTGAAAATGGTACTTTAAGCGCTGTGAGTTCAGCGGATGGTGGCGTTACCTGGACTGCTACCTTTACCCCAACAGCAAACATTACTGATGCGACTAACCTGATTACCCTGGACAATACAGGTGTACTGAATGGGGTAGGCAATGCCGGATCGGGCACTACCCAATCGAATAATTATATGATAGATACCCGGCGGCCAACCGCAACGATTGTGGTAAGCGATGATGCATTGGCTATAGGGGAAACCTCATTGGTGACCATTACTTTCAGTGAAGCGGTGACCGGTTTTAGCAATGCGGATCTTACACCTGCTAACGGAACGTTATCAGGACTGAGCACATTGGATAACATCACCTGGACGACAACCTTTACTCCTGCAGCGGGTATTACGGATATGAGCAACGTAATTGTTCTGGACAATACCGGGGTTTTTGACGCAGCAGGCAATGCAGGTAGCGGTTTGACCAATTCCAATATTTATGCCGTAGACAGCAGCCGTCCTACTGCAACGATTGTGTTTGCAGACCCCAATTTAACTGCAGGAGAGACTTCACTGGTGACGATTACCTTTTCTGAAGCGGTGACCGGTTTTACCAATGCGGACCTGACGATTCCTAATGGGACTTTAACTGCTGTAAGTTCAAGTGATGGGGGCATCACCTGGATGGCTACCTTTACCCCGACAGTAAACACCATTGATGCGACCAACCAGATTGTTTTAGCTAATACAGGCGTACAGGATATGGCTGGCAATGCCGGTACAGGGACTACCAGTTCCGCTAATTATATGATAAATACCCTGCGTCCTACAGCAACAGTTGTGGTTGCAAATAGTGCTTTAAAAATAGGATCAACCCCGCTGGTGACCATTACTTTTTCTGAAGCGGTGATTGGTTTTACGAATGCAGATCTGATCGTTTCAAATGGAACTTTATCTGCGGTGGGTTCATTGGATGGGGGAATTACCTGGACGGCTACCTTTACCCCAACAGCAAACATCACTGATGCGACTAACCTGATTACCCTGGACAATACGGGAGTGGAGAATGCGGCAGGTAATAGGGGCACTGGTTCTACCAATTCCAATAACTATGCGATAGATACCCGGCGGCCTACGGCAACGATTGTAGTGATGGATGATGCCCTGGCTATAGGGGAAACCTCATTGGTGACCATTACTTTTAGTGAAGCGGTGACTGGTTTTACAAATGCCGATCTTATACCTGTTAATGGAACCTTATCTCCAGTGAGTTCTGCAGATGGAGGCATCACCTGGACGGCCACCCTGACCCCGACGGCAAATGTGAATGCTCCGGTTAATGTGATTACTTTAGATAACACAGGTGTACAGGATATCGCCACAAATACGGGCACTGGTTCTACCAATTCCAATAACTATGCAATAGATACCCAGCGGCCAACTGCAACGCTTGTCGTTACAGATCATAACTTAAATGTGGGTGAGACTTCTCTGGTAACTATTACTTTTAGTGAGCAGGTTACCGGTTTTACCACTACTGATCTTACGGTTGTCAATGGCACAGTAAGTAACCTTAGTTCTGCTGACGGGGGTAAAACCTGGACGGCTACCTTAACTCCTGACGCGAATGTTACTGATGCGACCAACCTGATTACATTGGACAATACAGGTGTACAGGATATGGCAGGTAATGCAGGTACGGGTGTAACCAATTCCAATAATTATGCTATTGATACCACTGTGCCTGTATTAAGCGCTGTAAATATCATTTCCGGTAACGCTATACCGACATTGGCAAAAACGGGGGATGTAGTGACGCTGACTTTTACTTCAAGTGAAGCCTTGCAGGCCCCGGTGGTTACTATAGCAGGCCATACGGTTACACCGTCAGCCGCGGGTAACAACTGGACAGCCAGCTATACTTTTGTTTCTACGGATACCGAAGGACTGGTTGCCTATCAGATTGCTTTCAGCGACCTTGCCGGAAATGCCGGTGTTCCGGTATCGGCAGGAAGCGGATCGGTTACTTTTGACCGCTCGGCGCCTGTGGTTCCTGCGGGCCTTGCTGCAACAGCGGGCGATACGCAGATTGTGCTGAACTGGACTGCTGGTGGAGAAACGGACCTGGCGAAATACAGAATTTTATCAGGAACTGTTGCAGCACCCGGGACAACTTTGATCGATATTCCTGCGGGAACTACTACCTATACGCATGCCGGATTAACTAATGGCACAACCTATTACTACCGGATTCAGGCGATTGATCAGGCGGGTAATGCCAGTGGCTTAACTGCGGATGTTTCTGCGGTTCCAAAGGCTAACCAGACGATTACCTTTAATGCCATTGGGGCAAAAATATATGGTGATGCCACATTTGCTTTGGGAAATGCCAATTCATCTGGCAATCTTGCGGTAACTTATACGGCCGCTGATCCTACAGTGGTTTCCATTACAGGCAATATGGCTACGATCCTTAAAGCCGGAAATACGCTTATCACGGCAAGCCAGGCCGGTAATGCGGCTTTTAATGCAGCTACTGCTGTTCAGCAAAACTTAACGGTTGGTCAGAAAGCACTGATCATTACAGCTACCGACCGCGGTAAGACTTATGGAGATGCGGTAAGTTTTGCAGGTACGGAATTTACAGCAGCCGGACTGGTTAATGGTAATACCGTTACAGGTGTTACTTTAAATAGTACAGGAGCCGCGGCTACGGCTACTGTGGCAGGATCCACTTATCCGATAATAGTTTCAGGCGCTACAGGTACAGGCTTAAACAATTATACCATCAGCTATGTGAATGGCGTTTTGACGGTAAACAGAAAAACCCTGACCATTACCGCAGACAATAAAGAGAAATTTGCAGGCACGGCCAACCCGGTTCTGACGGTAAGCTACAACGGTTTTGTAAATAGTGAAACCAACACGGTACTGACTGCCCAGCCTGTTTTAAATACGACAGCCAGCCTGAACAGCCCGATAGGGGATTACCCGATTACGGCCAGCGGTGCGGCGGCAGCCAACTATGCGATCAGCTACGTGGCCGGTAATTTAAAAATTAAACCGGGTGCGCCTACCAACATCAGCCTTGCTGCAGCTACACTTTATGAAAACAGTGTGACAGGTACCAATGCCGGTACTTTGAGCAGTACCTCAGATGATCCCTTGGCGACCTTTAGTTACACCCTGGTTGCAGGTACCGGCGATACCGATAATGCGTTGTTTGCCATCAGTGGTAATAAAATCAATACCGCTGCTGTACTGAATTACGAAAATAAAGCGGTTTATAAAGTGAGAGTTCGTTCGACTACGCAGCATACACTTTGGCTGGAAAAAGAACTGAGTATTAACCTTTCGGATGTAAACGAGGCGCCTACCCTGGCGGCGGTAACTGATCAGGCGATCTGTTTTACGACTTCGGCCCAGACAGTGGCTTTAAGCGGAATAAGCGCAGGACCTGAAACGGCACAGACTACTGCTTTAAGTGTAAGCAGCAACAATGCGGCATTGTTTGAGAGTTTAACGGTTAGCGGCAGTGGGGCTACGGGAACACTGAATTACCGCATTAAAGCGGGTGCCATAGCGGGAACTGCAACTGTAACGGTAACGGTGAAAGACAACGGCGGAACGGCTAATGGTGGCGTGGACAGTTACAGCAGGACTTTTATGCTTACGGTAAATGCGTTGCCTGTGGTTGCGATCAGCAGTGATAAAGGTGTGCAGATCAGCAAAGGTGAAACTGTGCTGTTAACCGCAACTGGTGGCACCAGCTATAGTTGGGCTACAACCAGTAGTAGCACAGGTCCGTTTAATGCTGCGGTGCTTAAAGTGAGACCAAGTCAGACAACGACTTATACGGTTACGGCGACCAATGGCAGCGGATGTAGCGAAAGCCAGACTTTTACCATAACTGTGCTGGAAGATTTTGCCAAGGTGAAGGCAAACAATATCCTGACGCCGAATAACGACGGATATAACGACAAATGGGTAATTGAGAACATTGATTTTTATCCGAATAACCAGGTGAAAGTTTTTGATAAGGCAGGCCGTTTGATTTATGGTAAGTCGGGGTATGACAACAGCTGGGACGGGACTTTGAACGGGATGCCGCTGGCTGAGGGTACTTATTATTATGTCCTTGATTTCGGTAACCGGACAAGGGTGTTTAAGGGCTATATTACTATAGTGAGGAACGATTAA
- a CDS encoding PorP/SprF family type IX secretion system membrane protein, with translation MKRYKLFFVLAFVAGTTLVKAQLNPLSSQYYTNQYLINPAFAGSSEGLKLNGAYRKLWSNVPGSPLTQNLTADYGFGKVGIGLTVNNESAGLQRQTRIVGSYAYHLPLNENGHQLHFGVSLGFMSQRLENADIYGNPNDPMVGQYNDRKTYLDGDFGIAYTSGKLNVQASVPNLKSVLKKDVIKLADVATFYTAASYKIQLSEGPEGMDMEPKVAYRGVKGFDNIWDAGTQFSIANRQVFLLAMYHSTKNATFGLGMDFRKKYLVSGTYTTQTSALSSYTNGSFELNLRLNLSK, from the coding sequence ATGAAACGATATAAATTATTTTTTGTGCTTGCCTTCGTGGCAGGGACAACTTTGGTAAAAGCACAGTTGAACCCTTTGTCCTCACAATATTATACCAACCAGTATCTGATCAATCCTGCTTTTGCGGGCAGCAGTGAGGGACTGAAACTGAACGGAGCTTACCGTAAGCTTTGGAGTAATGTACCGGGATCGCCTTTGACACAAAACCTGACGGCCGATTATGGTTTCGGGAAGGTGGGCATAGGGCTTACTGTTAACAATGAAAGTGCGGGTTTGCAGCGGCAGACCAGGATAGTGGGCAGTTATGCTTATCATCTGCCTTTGAATGAGAACGGGCATCAATTGCATTTTGGGGTATCTTTGGGTTTTATGAGCCAGCGTCTGGAAAATGCAGACATTTATGGCAATCCGAACGATCCTATGGTAGGACAGTACAATGACCGCAAAACTTACCTGGACGGGGATTTCGGGATTGCTTATACTTCGGGTAAATTGAATGTTCAGGCCTCGGTTCCGAATCTGAAAAGTGTATTAAAAAAAGATGTAATCAAGCTGGCCGATGTGGCTACTTTTTATACTGCGGCGAGTTACAAGATTCAGCTGAGTGAAGGGCCTGAGGGCATGGATATGGAGCCTAAGGTAGCTTACCGTGGGGTGAAGGGCTTTGACAACATCTGGGACGCCGGTACACAGTTCAGCATTGCAAACAGGCAGGTGTTTTTACTGGCGATGTACCATAGTACCAAAAACGCAACTTTTGGTTTGGGGATGGATTTTAGGAAGAAGTACCTGGTCAGCGGGACATATACTACCCAGACTTCGGCGTTGAGCAGTTATACCAATGGCAGTTTTGAGCTGAACCTGAGGTTGAACCTGAGTAAATAA
- a CDS encoding FecR family protein, whose amino-acid sequence MPLNNDHIGQLIMEKAMQMISPEDDLFLQQLMEKNEAVRQQYEQACDKMQQATNKGIQPPTPETGWQQLDAKLIRRKRLKNRSYAIGAAAAILLVLLAGTLYFSSTQTGKQNTAITANKKEQLRLKLADGRIITLTDRPEISVNGMILTNDSSNHILRYRSSGKSTPENNKLNTLSVPAGQNYKIELADGTMVTLNALTQLSFPSVFSGNTREISINGEAYLKVAHNADKPFIVHLPVGKVQVLGTQFNINTYNSAAQKVSLVEGSLKCSASNHSLILVPGKAALLSENAITEQILNEDELTWIKGEYMMNNSQISEIALLITRWYGVQVILDGPTTGNKRFSGIIYKNNPLEDFLTMLKSTTDADYYFQGSVLHIK is encoded by the coding sequence ATGCCTCTGAACAACGACCATATCGGCCAATTGATAATGGAGAAAGCCATGCAAATGATTTCCCCGGAAGATGATCTGTTTTTGCAGCAGCTGATGGAGAAAAACGAAGCCGTACGACAACAGTATGAGCAGGCCTGTGACAAAATGCAGCAGGCCACAAATAAAGGTATCCAGCCGCCAACCCCGGAAACAGGATGGCAGCAATTAGATGCCAAACTCATTCGCAGGAAGCGTTTAAAAAACCGGAGTTATGCAATTGGAGCCGCTGCAGCAATTTTGCTTGTCCTTTTAGCAGGAACCTTATATTTTTCATCAACACAAACCGGCAAACAAAATACTGCCATCACAGCTAATAAGAAAGAGCAACTGCGCTTAAAATTAGCAGATGGAAGGATCATTACATTGACTGACAGGCCCGAAATTTCCGTTAATGGAATGATACTGACCAATGATTCTTCCAATCACATACTGCGCTACCGCAGCTCTGGCAAATCAACGCCGGAAAATAACAAATTGAACACGTTAAGCGTCCCGGCAGGACAGAATTATAAAATCGAACTTGCAGACGGTACCATGGTTACTTTAAATGCGCTGACACAGTTGAGTTTTCCTTCTGTATTTAGCGGTAATACAAGAGAAATTTCTATCAACGGTGAAGCCTATCTGAAAGTTGCACACAATGCGGATAAGCCATTTATTGTGCACTTACCTGTTGGTAAAGTCCAGGTACTTGGCACACAGTTCAATATCAATACTTACAACTCAGCTGCGCAGAAAGTGTCTCTTGTTGAGGGATCGCTCAAGTGCTCTGCCAGTAACCACTCATTGATATTAGTTCCTGGCAAAGCGGCACTCCTATCAGAGAATGCCATTACTGAGCAAATATTAAACGAAGACGAACTCACCTGGATAAAGGGAGAATATATGATGAATAACAGTCAGATCAGCGAAATAGCGTTGCTGATTACAAGATGGTACGGAGTTCAGGTAATATTAGATGGTCCAACAACAGGAAACAAACGTTTCTCGGGCATTATCTACAAAAATAACCCGCTTGAAGATTTTTTAACCATGCTGAAAAGTACTACAGATGCAGATTATTATTTTCAAGGAAGTGTTTTGCATATAAAATAG
- a CDS encoding RNA polymerase sigma factor, with product MKLIDEKELLDALKNGSKLAFEQLYKTQMPLLWHEAYRIMGDQQTADDAVQELFIELWEKKQFGKIESNIRAYLFTCIRRKCYKLQTRKRTFEEIDPAMENTIPYEETYDQTTDVNKRIAEAMAEMSPQSSKVFELYVLEDKKRKEVALELGLSDNTVKSYLATAIKIARKKLLMFKKNTPI from the coding sequence TTGAAACTGATTGACGAGAAGGAGTTATTAGATGCACTGAAAAACGGTAGCAAACTGGCGTTTGAACAATTGTACAAAACGCAGATGCCATTGCTATGGCATGAAGCATACCGTATAATGGGCGATCAACAAACTGCAGATGATGCAGTTCAGGAACTATTTATCGAACTATGGGAAAAGAAACAGTTCGGGAAAATAGAAAGTAACATACGTGCCTATTTGTTTACCTGCATACGACGCAAATGCTATAAGCTGCAAACCAGGAAAAGAACATTTGAAGAAATTGATCCTGCTATGGAAAATACGATACCATATGAAGAAACGTATGATCAGACCACAGATGTAAATAAGCGAATTGCCGAAGCGATGGCCGAAATGTCCCCGCAATCGTCAAAGGTTTTTGAACTGTATGTGTTGGAAGATAAGAAACGAAAAGAAGTGGCCCTGGAACTTGGACTTAGCGATAATACAGTAAAATCCTATCTGGCAACAGCCATAAAGATTGCCAGAAAAAAATTATTAATGTTCAAAAAAAATACACCCATTTAA